In Deltaproteobacteria bacterium, the genomic stretch TGACTCTGATTCTCGTCTTTATGCAGCGATTGCCCATGATACCTCGACATTGCCAATAAGATATTGGTCTGCTCCTGAGTGGAATGGTCATTGGGGTAATCAAGGCTACTTTTACGAACATCCACCAGGCTTATTTATGTTCGGTGCCCTATTTGGGCGTTTAGGTTTAAATGCCTTTCCTGCGATATATTTGGTTAATTTCTTATCTTGGTTAATTAGCTTAGCATTATTAGCAGCCATCGCTCAAAAACTCATTGGCAATAATAGTGGTATTACCGCGGTTCTAATCTGGGTTCTATCACCAATGTTTATTCAGTATCTCGTAAGAGGTAATCAAGAAAACCCCATAACTACATGTGTCCTTTTAGGTGTTTTTGCTTGTGTCGTGCTACGACACCACTTCTACCGTGCACTCTTCTTTGGCATCGCGTTAACAGGTGCGGTATTAATTAAAGGCGCAGCAGGCATGCTCTTAGTTGGTGTTATTGCCTGGGTATGGTGGTTACGTGGTCATAAATTAGCAGAGTTTTTAGAGCTAATTGCAGGAAGTTTATTCGTTGTTGTTGCAGCTTTTATTCTTGAGCAATGGCATCAGTCAGTTACTGGTGCAAGTTTTTGGGGTTCATATTTACAAGCTCAAGTACGAGTATCATTAGGTGAAATTCGCATACTAAATAAATTTGCTAACTTAGGTTTTTACTTTGTGAGGCCTTGGTGGTTCTTCTTCCCTTGGATATTTTTACTTTTATGGCCTTTTTGGCGTTATTTTAAATATAAAGAAACCACATTTAAACACCCAACTTTTTATTTAGGTATAGGAACATTAGCCATATATATTGGTGGCTTTAGTCTTTTTGATCGCGCTTGCGATCGCTATTTATTTCCTGCTTATCCCATGTGTGCCATTAGTACCGCCTTTGTGATTTATAATGGCAATATACACTTTTTTGCACGTATGCGTAATATCATAGAAAGATATCAAGCCAGACTGCCTTATTTTTTAGCTGGTGCTCTAGCTATCGCTGTCGCACTTAAAGTTTATATTGGTTTGTTTCATTATATTTATATTCAACCCTGGCGAGGTGGCTGATTTATTTTACCCCATAAAGCTGGCTGCATTGGCCACTTATGAATATGTGACATAGCCAGCAATAAAACCCCTGCAATAATCATAACCAGACAGGCATATTGTGCCGGGGTAAGATTAAAATAACGTGCATCAACAAAACCAAAGTCATCAGCCCGTAAAAAATCTAAGATAAAACGTATGGGTCCATATAATATCAACCATACACCTGCCAGTGTGCCAGTACGCCACCGTCGTCGTGATACTATAAATAATGCTGGCGCAAGGATTAACACGGTAAAAATTAATTCATAAAGACCAAGATCGTGACGTACACCATCAGGAAACGCAACTCCTAAAAAAAAGTCAGTTTTACTGCCAGGATGATCATGGCTAGTTGCACAACCAAGACGACCGAAAATCCAAGCAATCGTAATACCAATCGCAATGCGATCAACATAAGGAAGCATTGGTTTTTTGCGCCAACGCAACAAAATTGCTGCCCCTAATAAGCCACCAATAAAACCGCCAATAGAACTGATACCGGCCCATATTTTAATGAGTATTAACGGATCTTCACGCATTAATTCTGGATGATACGCTAACACGTGCATTAAATGAGCACCAATAAATCCTGTCACTACGGCTACTTCAGGAATAAGCCGGGCGGTCGGCAAATCGATATCACCGCCGCGATTAACCACACGATCATACGCTGTCACTCCAGCAATAACTGCTGCAAATACAAATATGGTAAACCAATCAATTTGACCTAAACCTAATGCCGAAAGGTCAATAGGAGGGAGCGTGAAATATGGTAAATGCATTCGATTATTTGTAATTCTACTTGCTCTGCACCGCAAGCCAGTAGAACATAAAGATTATGTTTGAAGGAATCACATTTGATGATGTTTTGCTAGTGCCTTCATATAATCATTATGAATCACGACGTCTCGTCGATATTTCAATGACTGATAAAACCAGCAAACTGTCTTTGGCTTTGCCGGTAATGTCATCAAATATGGATACTATTACCGAAAGCGCCATGGCCAATTTCATGGCAGAAAAAGGCGGAATCGGTGTTTTGCATCGTTTTATGTCGATAGATCGTAATCTTGAAATATGGCGGCAATGCCACCATAAATGCTTTGTATCTATAGGTTGCGGCAGTAAAGAAATTGATCGTGCTACTACCTTACACGAAGCAGGGGCGGATTATTTCTGTATTGATGTCGCGCATGCGCATGCCAAATATGTCGGTAAAACATTAAAAAAACTCCGTGGACTTTTACGTAATGCCTGCATCATGGCCGGTAACGTCGCTACTTATGCAGGGGCTGATTACTTAGCTTCATGTGGTGCCGATATAATCAAAGTTGGTATTGGTGCTGGTTCAGTTTGTCTCACACGTATAAAAACGGGCTTCGGCGTACCTATGCTAACTGCCATACAAGAATGTGTACGTGTCGATCGCTCAATCGTTGCTGATGGTGGGATCCGTAGCCCTGGTGATATTGTCAAAGCGTTAGCCTTTGGAGCTGATTTCGTAATGCTTGGCGGTATGCTTGCTGGTACACGACCTACCCCAGGTTCTGTTGTGCAAAAAGCTGACGGAAGTCTGGTTAAAGAATACCGTGGTATGGCCAGCAGAGAAGCTCAAGATGGTTTTATTGGGGTAATGCCAGAATGGAAAACCGCCGAAGGCATAGCTATTGAAGTTAAATATTGCGAAAATGAAGATGAAATTATTGCGGATATAATTGGCGGACTACGTTCGGGATTAACTTATGGTGGGGCAGATAGCATTAGAGAATTACAGCGCAAGCTCAACTATACTTTAGTATCTAATGCTTCACGTATCGAAAGTTTACCGCATGCAATTTTTAAATAATTACTACAAGTGAGAATTAAGTTATTTTTCTTGTTGCCATACATGTCTAAATATTTCTACTTTATGTTGAAAACTGCTGTCTTTTAAAGCGGCAACCGCTGCTAATGCTTTTGCAAGGCGCTTATCTTTTATTAAACCATGTATTGAAGTAACCTTAGGAATGCTTTTATCAGCACGGCGACAAATTCGCTTGGCTCGCATTGCCGCAAAATTTATTACTTTTCCCATCATTACAATAGCATAGCGCTATTATTAGCTACGCCAAGAAATTTGCATAAAGTTCTCTTCTTTAGTTTGATTTTTAGGCTAAAGATAAATCTTTAATACGAATATCAGTATGGGGCACCAATTTGCAGATGCATTCAAACGCCGCTTTTGCACAATACATAGACGAACAAGTAGCTATATCAACAAATAGCATGCCCTGATGCGGCCAAGTATGTATAGCGACATGAGATTCAGCTAACACTGCCGCACCAGTGACACCGCAAGGTTGAAATTTATGAACATATTGATGAATAAGGGTCATGCCACTAGCATTGACACATTCTGAAAGTAGAGCTGCAATAGCCTCTGGGTCATCGAGCTGCTTAAGATCACAACCAGTAAGGGTTGCTACAATCACACTAAGCTCAACTGCCTCATTGAGGTCAGGTATTTTACCGTATGAATGCAATGTAGCGGTCACTTGTTTTGCACCTGTCGCAATATGGCGCGACCCTGTTGAATTATATCAGCGATAACCACTTCGCCACTGATATATTCACCACTCTCATCTTCATAACCTAGGTCGGAAACGGTAATAGCATTGCTACAAACTTCGGCGATCTCATCCCAAACCGAACCTAATAAACGATCATAATCCCAGTGTTCTTTTGAGTTAAGCCCATAGCGACCATCTTGGATAAAACTCATGAATACAATTTCTAATCCATCAATACCTTCATCTTCAGCTACCGCTAAACGCAAATCATCCCAACGCTCTTGCGCTAATAACTCTTCCCAAGAATCCCGGTCATCAAAACTATCATAAAATGAAACAGCAAATTCACCAGCTTCTAAATCAACAGCGCAAAATACGTCATAATCTCTTAAAAAATGATGATAACGTTGTTCAAACTGAGCAACTATATCTGCACCCTCAGCCGTCGAATGTAATATATTATTATCAGCAATTTTGACGTATTCTTTTTCGACTAACCATTTAAGCACTGGTTCTAGCAGCTCTTCTCCCTGAGCGATTAAAGCGGTAGCATTAATTTCTGGTGTCTTAATAAGCCATAGCAAATAAAGGGCGGCGTATTGCACCCTTACTTGCTCATCAATCATAATTCTACTTGTGCGCATTTAATTAACTATAAAAAGAAACAAGCGTTAACAATAAAAGCAATCGTGATGGCTGCAGCACCTTCTACTAAAGCAGCACCCCAATTACGGTCATTTTTTACTTCTTCGTCAAGCAGAGCCCCCGGAAGAATTAGTTTATCGACGATATATCTAGTAGTAAGCAGCAAAAAGACTGCAATAACAAACCATACACAGATACCTATAATAGTATCAAAATGCTTTATATAACCCGAAAGCAATATCCCAATTGCAACAAGATTCATACCCGCACTAATACCAGCGGCGGCGTTGTCACGTTCGATCTCATCATGAACATCAAACCTGGTAACTTTTTGATATATGAATCCATAAATAACAAAAAATATTTGCCCAATTATAAAGAATACCAGCGTTGAAACTATAGCGTGTAATACGTTTTGGCTTTCCCCAAATAACGAAGCATGAATAATAAATGCAGAACCAATATAACTGCCTGCTTCAATAGCACCGGTACCAAGGTTTTTATCTTCTACGAGTTCTTTAACATTACTAAATTTATAAAAAATAATTTTATCATTAACGATGCGAGTGATATGTAAAAGTATAACCCCACCAAGACTCCAAGCAACCGTCACCCCTAAATCTGTCACATAAGCCATTACTACTGTTGTAGCATCACCAGTATGAACTTCACCGCTTAGTATACTCAGAATAACAATACCAACACCAATAATAAAACCTGCAAATGCTAACGCGACGGCCTTATTATCAACTTTGGTGAGTTGCTCATTTAGGTTATAAGGAGCCACCCAATCAAAAGTTTTTTTGGCCAAGTAAAATACCAACAAAATTATAACTAAATAAATAACTGCGCGAGGATCCAATAGTTCCCAAATTGCATCAGTAGTAAACATTTCTTTAAACATGTGTGTGCTCCTCCCTACTTGCCGCCAAATGACCGAGAGCTACGACCAAAAGAGCTACGTCTTGAAGAAAAACCACGACCGAATCCGCCGCTGCGACGAGCACTTGAGCCAAAACTAGACTGAAAACTCTTTTGCGATGCAGTGGGATTTTTCAGTCGCGCTTTTATACTATTAGCGTTGCGGCCAAAGTTTGGTGATCTAATTGAGTTACCAAAGCTTGATGATGAAGATGTATTATATGAACCAAGGCGATTATGCCAACGACTGCTATAATTATTAAATGGTATAGTTGAATATGAATGGTAATATCCAGGATATGATCCCCATCCCCATGGTGAAGAATACATGCGATGCGGGGCAAATAAATAGCCCATCATCAATCCGGTACCAAAGCCAGGTGACCAGCTCGAACG encodes the following:
- the speD gene encoding adenosylmethionine decarboxylase, producing MTATLHSYGKIPDLNEAVELSVIVATLTGCDLKQLDDPEAIAALLSECVNASGMTLIHQYVHKFQPCGVTGAAVLAESHVAIHTWPHQGMLFVDIATCSSMYCAKAAFECICKLVPHTDIRIKDLSLA
- a CDS encoding DUF350 domain-containing protein is translated as MFKEMFTTDAIWELLDPRAVIYLVIILLVFYLAKKTFDWVAPYNLNEQLTKVDNKAVALAFAGFIIGVGIVILSILSGEVHTGDATTVVMAYVTDLGVTVAWSLGGVILLHITRIVNDKIIFYKFSNVKELVEDKNLGTGAIEAGSYIGSAFIIHASLFGESQNVLHAIVSTLVFFIIGQIFFVIYGFIYQKVTRFDVHDEIERDNAAAGISAGMNLVAIGILLSGYIKHFDTIIGICVWFVIAVFLLLTTRYIVDKLILPGALLDEEVKNDRNWGAALVEGAAAITIAFIVNACFFL
- a CDS encoding prolipoprotein diacylglyceryl transferase, with translation MHLPYFTLPPIDLSALGLGQIDWFTIFVFAAVIAGVTAYDRVVNRGGDIDLPTARLIPEVAVVTGFIGAHLMHVLAYHPELMREDPLILIKIWAGISSIGGFIGGLLGAAILLRWRKKPMLPYVDRIAIGITIAWIFGRLGCATSHDHPGSKTDFFLGVAFPDGVRHDLGLYELIFTVLILAPALFIVSRRRWRTGTLAGVWLILYGPIRFILDFLRADDFGFVDARYFNLTPAQYACLVMIIAGVLLLAMSHIHKWPMQPALWGKINQPPRQG
- a CDS encoding guanosine monophosphate reductase — its product is MMFEGITFDDVLLVPSYNHYESRRLVDISMTDKTSKLSLALPVMSSNMDTITESAMANFMAEKGGIGVLHRFMSIDRNLEIWRQCHHKCFVSIGCGSKEIDRATTLHEAGADYFCIDVAHAHAKYVGKTLKKLRGLLRNACIMAGNVATYAGADYLASCGADIIKVGIGAGSVCLTRIKTGFGVPMLTAIQECVRVDRSIVADGGIRSPGDIVKALAFGADFVMLGGMLAGTRPTPGSVVQKADGSLVKEYRGMASREAQDGFIGVMPEWKTAEGIAIEVKYCENEDEIIADIIGGLRSGLTYGGADSIRELQRKLNYTLVSNASRIESLPHAIFK
- a CDS encoding glycosyltransferase family 39 protein — translated: MLNLSPNWQLRIRFTIIGILLLLTATFLVSISQYKVHDSDSRLYAAIAHDTSTLPIRYWSAPEWNGHWGNQGYFYEHPPGLFMFGALFGRLGLNAFPAIYLVNFLSWLISLALLAAIAQKLIGNNSGITAVLIWVLSPMFIQYLVRGNQENPITTCVLLGVFACVVLRHHFYRALFFGIALTGAVLIKGAAGMLLVGVIAWVWWLRGHKLAEFLELIAGSLFVVVAAFILEQWHQSVTGASFWGSYLQAQVRVSLGEIRILNKFANLGFYFVRPWWFFFPWIFLLLWPFWRYFKYKETTFKHPTFYLGIGTLAIYIGGFSLFDRACDRYLFPAYPMCAISTAFVIYNGNIHFFARMRNIIERYQARLPYFLAGALAIAVALKVYIGLFHYIYIQPWRGG